One region of Vibrio cidicii genomic DNA includes:
- a CDS encoding DUF134 domain-containing protein — protein MPRPRKPRHIGCRPPASCFKPNGIPTSNLQAETLDADELEALRLADLLQMNQIDAAQCMGVSRQTFGNIVKCARHKVALCLVQGKMLKFSLEEE, from the coding sequence ATGCCCAGACCACGAAAACCGCGCCATATCGGCTGCCGACCACCCGCCAGTTGTTTTAAGCCTAACGGCATTCCGACATCGAATTTACAGGCCGAAACGCTTGATGCCGATGAACTGGAAGCGCTGCGTTTGGCCGATCTTCTGCAAATGAATCAGATCGATGCAGCGCAGTGCATGGGAGTCTCCCGACAGACGTTTGGCAACATTGTCAAATGTGCGCGTCATAAAGTCGCGCTCTGTTTGGTGCAAGGCAAAATGTTGAAATTCTCACTGGAGGAAGAATGA
- a CDS encoding NifB/NifX family molybdenum-iron cluster-binding protein, with protein sequence MMIIAVPVNDQNVANHFTKAQRFALLDDRGNVLNYLDNPALSSEGCHGKKRLIAQLLAAKVNKVLVKNIGQKSLAKLLAGNVLVERVAGRNSLATVLSAGAMPLTEASQGRECRTESKSRCCGSRRERARGLIATPDTAAAMSPIKGFQVKGLRRLFKE encoded by the coding sequence ATGATGATCATCGCAGTCCCCGTTAACGATCAAAATGTCGCGAACCATTTCACCAAAGCGCAGCGCTTTGCTTTGCTTGATGATCGCGGCAATGTTCTAAACTATTTAGATAATCCGGCGCTAAGCAGTGAAGGTTGTCACGGAAAAAAACGCTTGATTGCGCAATTGCTCGCGGCCAAGGTCAACAAGGTGTTGGTAAAAAACATCGGGCAGAAATCGCTGGCGAAATTGCTGGCTGGTAATGTGTTAGTCGAGCGTGTTGCTGGGCGCAACTCTCTTGCGACTGTGTTGAGCGCTGGAGCCATGCCGCTGACTGAGGCGAGCCAAGGACGTGAGTGTCGCACCGAGTCGAAAAGTCGCTGTTGTGGCTCGCGCCGAGAGCGCGCTCGTGGCTTGATCGCAACACCAGATACCGCGGCGGCGATGTCGCCCATCAAGGGCTTTCAAGTCAAAGGGCTGCGTAGGCTGTTTAAGGAGTAA
- a CDS encoding oxygen-insensitive NAD(P)H-dependent nitroreductase NfsB produces MSIVHAAKSRYSTKAFDASRKIAPEKVEEIKELLRMSASSVNSQPWHFIVASSDEGKARIAKATQGGFAFNERKVLDASHVVVFCAKTSIDENYLLDLLENEDKDGRFADEASKTGMHNGRSFFVNLHRFDLKDAHHWMEKQVYLNVGTLLLGASAMEIDAVPIEGFDAKVLDEEFGLRDKGLTSLVIVPLGYHSEADFNAKLPKSRWPAETVFTEI; encoded by the coding sequence ATGAGTATTGTTCACGCCGCCAAATCCCGTTATTCCACCAAAGCATTTGATGCCAGCCGAAAAATTGCGCCAGAGAAAGTTGAAGAGATCAAAGAGCTACTGCGTATGAGTGCTTCGAGCGTTAACTCTCAGCCTTGGCACTTTATCGTTGCTAGCAGCGACGAGGGCAAAGCGCGCATTGCCAAAGCGACTCAAGGCGGTTTTGCTTTTAACGAGCGCAAGGTGTTGGATGCATCACACGTTGTGGTGTTTTGTGCCAAAACCAGCATTGATGAAAACTACCTACTGGATCTCCTTGAAAACGAAGACAAAGATGGACGTTTTGCCGATGAAGCGAGCAAAACTGGCATGCACAATGGTCGCTCCTTCTTTGTCAATTTGCACCGTTTTGATCTCAAAGATGCGCATCACTGGATGGAGAAACAAGTCTATTTGAACGTAGGGACCTTGCTTTTGGGCGCTTCTGCGATGGAAATTGACGCGGTGCCGATTGAAGGCTTCGATGCCAAAGTGCTCGATGAAGAGTTTGGTCTGCGTGATAAAGGGCTGACCAGTTTAGTGATTGTGCCGCTGGGCTATCACAGTGAAGCCGATTTTAATGCCAAACTACCGAAATCGCGCTGGCCAGCCGAAACGGTTTTTACCGAGATCTAA
- the nqrM gene encoding (Na+)-NQR maturation NqrM, whose product MTTLLYAFAFFLIVIALMAIGVMFKRKAIQGSCGGLNQVGVDKVCNCETTCSEHKLYQIAEPQEKNKGAQGSL is encoded by the coding sequence ATGACGACTTTGTTGTACGCATTTGCTTTTTTCCTCATCGTTATCGCGTTGATGGCGATAGGCGTAATGTTTAAGCGCAAAGCTATCCAAGGCAGTTGCGGCGGGTTAAACCAAGTTGGTGTCGATAAAGTGTGCAATTGCGAAACCACCTGCTCCGAACACAAACTGTATCAGATAGCGGAACCGCAAGAAAAAAATAAGGGAGCGCAAGGCTCCCTGTAG
- a CDS encoding LysR family transcriptional regulator, which yields MKALNDLNIFVETARQGSFSKAANSLDLTPAAVSAAIKRLEEQIHFPLFVRSTRSLRLTGDGTLFLQKTSAALNLIEEGLNEINCARGELAGQLYVSAPSDFGRNMLLEWIDEFIELHPRVMVKLDLSDSLTDMYSQPVDVAIRYGEPADSSLIAIPLCKSNERILCASPEYLGSHAPLREPSDLLQHNCLCYMLSGSLHNKWQLHRQGETESVLVSGNPTTNDGEVAHRQALKGKGVAYKSLMDISQDILSGRLVRVLPEWDGGVVPIYMMCTDRRAITPLIRTFQEFVQEKCCQQRQAVLAAIEQHCQLSHAELSHE from the coding sequence ATGAAAGCACTGAACGATCTGAACATTTTCGTGGAAACCGCTCGTCAGGGCAGTTTTTCAAAAGCAGCCAACAGCCTCGATCTCACTCCTGCCGCCGTCAGCGCTGCAATTAAACGCCTTGAAGAGCAGATCCATTTCCCGCTGTTTGTTCGCTCGACGCGCAGCTTACGCCTCACGGGGGATGGCACGCTTTTCCTGCAAAAAACCAGTGCAGCGCTCAACTTGATTGAAGAGGGTCTCAATGAGATCAACTGCGCTCGGGGCGAATTGGCCGGGCAGCTTTATGTCAGCGCCCCTTCCGATTTTGGCCGCAACATGCTCTTGGAGTGGATTGATGAGTTTATCGAACTGCACCCGCGCGTGATGGTCAAACTCGACCTGTCAGACAGCCTTACCGACATGTATAGCCAGCCCGTCGATGTCGCTATTCGCTACGGCGAACCAGCCGATTCGAGCTTAATTGCTATTCCTCTGTGCAAGTCCAATGAGCGCATTTTGTGCGCGTCACCGGAGTACCTTGGCTCTCATGCGCCGCTTCGCGAGCCTAGCGACCTGCTTCAGCATAACTGCTTGTGCTACATGCTCTCTGGCTCGCTGCACAACAAATGGCAGTTGCATCGTCAAGGAGAAACGGAAAGCGTGCTCGTCAGCGGTAATCCAACCACCAATGACGGCGAAGTGGCGCATCGCCAAGCGTTAAAAGGTAAAGGTGTCGCGTATAAATCGCTGATGGATATTAGCCAAGATATTCTAAGCGGCCGATTGGTGCGCGTGTTGCCTGAGTGGGATGGCGGCGTGGTACCGATTTACATGATGTGTACCGATCGGCGCGCAATCACGCCACTTATCCGTACTTTCCAAGAATTTGTGCAAGAGAAATGCTGCCAGCAACGTCAAGCGGTACTGGCAGCAATTGAGCAACATTGTCAGCTAAGCCACGCAGAACTAAGCCACGAATGA
- a CDS encoding thioesterase family protein: protein MHSLLEEFPVITEIKVAWGEMDALQHVNNVVYFRYFETARLEYFAQINLMDELKKTQIGPVLSDTQCRYRIPVTYPDTLLIGSKVTQVGEDRFTMEYQVVSKKMGKVTTIGSATVVMFDFKNQCKAPLSERLRDAMLTLQPTLG from the coding sequence ATGCATTCGCTATTAGAAGAATTTCCGGTCATCACCGAAATTAAGGTCGCGTGGGGAGAAATGGACGCGCTACAGCACGTCAACAATGTTGTCTACTTCCGCTACTTTGAAACCGCGCGTTTGGAGTATTTTGCGCAAATCAACTTGATGGATGAACTGAAAAAGACACAAATTGGCCCCGTATTAAGTGACACGCAATGCCGTTATCGCATTCCAGTGACCTACCCAGACACCTTGCTCATCGGCTCCAAAGTGACGCAGGTGGGTGAAGATCGCTTTACCATGGAATATCAGGTCGTGAGTAAAAAAATGGGCAAGGTCACCACCATAGGCAGTGCGACTGTGGTGATGTTCGATTTTAAAAATCAGTGTAAAGCGCCACTATCAGAGCGCTTAAGAGATGCGATGCTCACCTTGCAGCCCACGCTTGGCTAA
- a CDS encoding DUF2057 family protein: MNLIKPLTYFLSISLSGFAAAEVTLNVPDEVTLLVANGQTPKLSGSLFSTSKTATLPDGENQIVFRYEPFFSQGNDRIGVESDVIVAKFNANDRELSFVMPEYRDHRVAESEIKQLNWQLVDANGQTVEKKEDKLIKEGLQIGRDFRREVEDYNRAGGIAAIGAPLTVAALKPVVEGHQASSAAEEMLHFWYEKADDETKARFKAFINQQ; the protein is encoded by the coding sequence GTGAATTTGATTAAACCGTTAACATACTTTTTATCGATAAGTTTAAGCGGATTTGCCGCTGCAGAGGTCACTCTGAACGTACCTGACGAGGTCACCTTACTTGTCGCCAATGGGCAAACTCCGAAACTCTCTGGCAGCCTCTTTTCCACCAGCAAAACTGCCACACTGCCCGATGGCGAGAATCAGATCGTCTTCCGCTACGAGCCGTTTTTTAGCCAAGGCAATGACCGTATCGGCGTTGAAAGTGACGTGATTGTGGCAAAGTTTAATGCCAATGACCGTGAACTGAGTTTTGTTATGCCGGAATACCGCGACCATCGTGTTGCTGAAAGTGAGATCAAACAGCTCAACTGGCAGTTGGTCGATGCCAATGGCCAAACGGTAGAGAAAAAGGAAGACAAACTGATCAAGGAAGGGCTGCAAATCGGCCGTGATTTTCGTCGTGAAGTTGAAGACTACAACCGCGCTGGCGGTATTGCCGCGATTGGCGCCCCGCTCACCGTTGCCGCGTTAAAGCCAGTAGTGGAAGGGCATCAAGCCTCAAGCGCCGCTGAAGAGATGCTGCACTTCTGGTATGAAAAAGCCGACGATGAAACCAAAGCACGCTTTAAGGCCTTTATCAATCAGCAGTGA
- a CDS encoding DUF2799 domain-containing protein — protein sequence MNRILTCAAFTMFLSACTTMSPDECRVANWQQIGYRDGQNGNDPSIIQRYSQDCAEAGVVADSDLWRKGFQQGTVLYCSPDNGYRVGKQGREYYGVCESEQFLNNYQLGRQEYLVQQRIAEIDRQIGDIDRQLNSLKDSDQDKQKRNVLQSKRRDLVRERSSLLSPSYNINFSF from the coding sequence ATGAATCGAATCCTTACCTGCGCTGCCTTCACAATGTTTTTGTCGGCCTGTACAACCATGAGCCCAGACGAGTGCCGTGTCGCCAACTGGCAACAAATCGGCTATCGCGATGGGCAAAATGGTAATGACCCCAGCATCATTCAGCGTTACAGCCAAGATTGCGCGGAAGCGGGTGTCGTAGCCGATAGCGATCTGTGGCGCAAAGGCTTTCAACAAGGCACCGTACTCTATTGCTCGCCAGATAACGGTTATCGTGTCGGGAAACAAGGCCGGGAATACTACGGTGTTTGTGAGAGCGAACAATTTCTCAATAACTATCAGTTGGGTCGGCAAGAGTATCTCGTTCAGCAGCGAATTGCCGAGATTGACCGACAAATTGGCGACATCGACCGGCAACTGAACAGTTTAAAAGACTCCGATCAAGATAAGCAGAAGCGCAACGTGCTGCAAAGCAAACGACGCGATTTAGTTCGAGAACGCAGCTCGCTGCTATCGCCCTCTTACAACATCAATTTCTCTTTCTGA
- a CDS encoding ferredoxin--NADP reductase, with amino-acid sequence MTELAGFNRAVVGKRTDWTDELFSLRINGANLDFKAGQFTKLALPGENGKALSRAYSLVNAPSVNSDWLEFLIVANPEGQLTPKLQALKPGDEIYVGQTAHGDLTAETIPKSTQDLWLFATGTGIGPFLSLLDDITQPPRCDQIVLLHAVRYEKDLVYRYLIEQLAELYQGRLRYVPVVSRESSAGALKGRIPDLLQSGVLFDHLQCTLSAERSFAMLCGNPEMIKETTAVLQSLGLEKYRRQTGGHILYERYW; translated from the coding sequence ATGACAGAACTGGCGGGTTTTAATCGAGCGGTTGTGGGCAAGCGTACAGATTGGACGGATGAGTTATTTAGTCTGCGTATCAACGGGGCCAATCTCGATTTCAAAGCAGGACAATTTACCAAACTGGCGTTGCCAGGGGAAAATGGTAAAGCGCTCAGTCGTGCTTACTCTTTGGTGAATGCACCCTCGGTCAATAGTGACTGGTTGGAGTTTCTCATTGTCGCTAACCCAGAAGGGCAATTGACGCCGAAGCTGCAAGCGTTAAAACCCGGCGATGAGATTTACGTTGGGCAAACCGCGCACGGCGATCTCACTGCAGAAACGATTCCTAAGTCAACCCAAGATCTCTGGCTGTTTGCCACCGGCACGGGTATCGGACCTTTTCTCTCTTTGCTTGACGACATCACTCAGCCACCTCGCTGCGACCAGATTGTTCTGTTGCATGCGGTTCGCTACGAGAAAGATCTCGTTTATCGCTACCTGATAGAACAGCTTGCTGAGCTCTACCAAGGACGCCTCAGATACGTGCCCGTGGTCTCGCGAGAGTCAAGTGCTGGCGCGCTGAAAGGGCGCATCCCTGATTTATTGCAATCGGGAGTGTTGTTTGACCACTTGCAGTGTACTCTCAGCGCTGAACGCAGTTTTGCCATGTTGTGCGGCAATCCTGAGATGATTAAAGAGACTACGGCGGTGTTGCAAAGTTTGGGGTTAGAAAAATATCGTCGGCAAACAGGCGGGCACATCCTCTACGAGCGCTATTGGTAA
- a CDS encoding GlpM family protein has protein sequence MLSLFFKSLLGAAAVLVIALLSKSKSFYIAGLVPLFPTFALIAHFIIGSERSMEDLRQTALFGLWSLLPYAAYLLAVYYLSYRFSLLATLFGATLIWLLCAMVLIVGWTKLSVAI, from the coding sequence GTGCTCAGCCTGTTTTTCAAGTCATTATTAGGGGCGGCTGCGGTGCTCGTTATTGCACTGTTGTCCAAAAGTAAAAGCTTTTACATTGCGGGTTTAGTACCGCTGTTTCCCACCTTTGCGTTGATCGCTCACTTCATTATTGGCAGTGAGCGTAGCATGGAGGATTTGCGTCAAACCGCTTTATTTGGATTGTGGTCACTGCTGCCATACGCGGCTTATTTGTTGGCGGTTTATTACCTCAGCTACCGTTTTTCACTGCTGGCGACCTTATTTGGCGCGACCTTGATTTGGCTACTTTGCGCTATGGTGCTGATTGTTGGCTGGACAAAGCTATCCGTGGCCATTTGA
- a CDS encoding putative quinol monooxygenase, with translation MIHLLVEIKAHAEHIEQVRGLLTALLEPTRQEEGCCQYELFADSQIEGLFLMQEIWCSQQSLDTHVASDHFQAFKQQVDSADILEYLHLRSLSFVA, from the coding sequence ATGATTCATCTATTAGTGGAAATTAAAGCGCACGCTGAGCACATCGAACAAGTTCGCGGTTTACTCACAGCGCTGCTTGAACCGACTCGTCAGGAAGAGGGCTGTTGCCAGTATGAGCTTTTTGCCGACAGCCAAATCGAAGGCCTTTTTTTGATGCAAGAGATCTGGTGTTCGCAGCAAAGTCTTGATACACACGTCGCCAGCGACCACTTTCAAGCCTTCAAGCAACAAGTGGACAGTGCCGATATTTTAGAATACCTGCACCTTCGTTCGCTCTCATTCGTGGCTTAG